A genomic stretch from Telopea speciosissima isolate NSW1024214 ecotype Mountain lineage chromosome 7, Tspe_v1, whole genome shotgun sequence includes:
- the LOC122666872 gene encoding laccase-17-like yields the protein MGSSLNTSFASIKILIFTISLICLLTELAVAKHTGRITRHYKFDIKMQNVTRLCHTKSIVTVNGQFPGPRIIAREGDRVVIKVVNHVSHNLTLHWHGVRQLRSGWADGPAYVTQCPIQTGQSYVYNFTIIGQRGTLFWHAHISWLRATVYGPIVILPKRNVPYPFTKPYKEVPIIFGEWWNADTEAVIKQAMRIGLAPNLSDAYTINGLPGPLYNCSSKDTFKLKVKPGKTYLLRLINAALNDELFFRIADHSLTVVEADAIYVKPFKTDTILITPGQTTNVLLKTKHHHISTTTFLMAARPYATITTFDNSTTSGILEYEKPLNSTINKNKKKLVLLKPTLPVFNDTTFSDNFAKKHRSLATTQFPAKVPQKVDKQFFFTVGLGLSQCSKNSTCQGPNNTRLAAAINNVSFVQPTTALLQAHFFRQSRGVFTTDFPTNPPFLFNYTGAPPNNIMVKRGTKVVALPFNTTVELVMQDTSVLGAESHPLHLHGFNFFVVGQGFGNFDPKNDPAKFNLVDPMERNTVGVPSGGWVAIRFLADNPGVWFMHCHLEVHTSWGLKMAWVVMDGKLPKQKLPPPPSDLPKC from the exons ATGGGTTCTTCTCTTAACACATCATTTGCTTCCATCAAAATTCTGATCTTCACAATTAGCCTTATTTGCCTTCTGACTGAGCTTGCAGTTGCAAAACACACTGGGAGGATAACAAGGCATTACAAGTTTGAT ATAAAGATGCAAAATGTGACAAGACTCTGCCACACCAAAAGCATAGTGACAGTGAATGGACAATTTCCTGGGCCTAGGATCATAGCAAGGGAAGGAGACCGTGTGGTTATCAAGGTTGTTAACCATGTCAGCCACAATCTCACCTTGCATTG GCATGGTGTGCGGCAGCTAAGGAGTGGATGGGCAGATGGGCCAGCTTATGTGACTCAATGCCCCATACAAACAGGGCAGAGCTATGTCTACAACTTTACCATTATTGGCCAAAGAGGAACTCTGTTCTGGCATGCCCACATCTCTTGGCTAAGGGCAACTGTCTATGGACCCATTGTTATTCTCCCTAAGAGAAATGTTCCCTACCCATTCACAAAACCCTACAAGGAAGTCCCAATTATCTTTG GAGAGTGGTGGAATGCGGATACTGAAGCAGTTATCAAACAAGCTATGAGAATAGGGTTAGCTCCTAATTTGTCTGATGCCTACACCATTAATGGTCTCCCTGGACCCTTATACAATTGCTCTTCCAAAG ATACATTCAAGTTGAAGGTGAAACCAGGGAAGACATATCTCTTACGTTTGATCAATGCTGCATTGAATGATGAACTCTTCTTCAGAATTGCCGATCACAGCCTAACTGTTGTTGAGGCAGATGCTATATATGTGAAGCCATTCAAGACAGATACTATCCTTATTACTCCAGGACAAACTACCAATGTCCTTCTCAAGACCAAACACCATCACATCTCCACTACAACCTTTCTCATGGCTGCTAGACCTTATGCTACTATCACTACCTTTGACAATTCCACCACTTCTGGGATTCTAGAATATGAAAAGCCCTTAAATTCCACAatcaacaagaacaagaagaagctTGTTCTCTTGAAACCAACACTCCCAGTCTTTAATGATACTACCTTTAGTGACAATTTTGCCAAGAAACATAGGAGCTTAGCCACTACTCAATTCCCTGCAAAAGTTCCACAGAAAGTTGATAAACAGTTCTTCTTCACTGTAGGATTGGGACTCAGTCAATGCTCTAAGAACAGTACTTGCCAAGGTCCTAATAACACAAGATTGGCAGCTGCCATTAACAATGTTTCCTTTGTGCAACCAACCACAGCCCTCCTCCAAGCTCATTTTTTCCGGCAATCTCGCGGAGTTTTCACCACAGATTTCCCCACCAACCCACCATTCCTTTTCAATTACACAGGGGCACCGCCTAACAATATCATGGTGAAGCGTGGGACTAAAGTGGTAGCATTGCCATTTAACACAACTGTGGAGCTAGTGATGCAGGACACTAGTGTTCTTGGTGCTGAGAGTCACCCTCTCCACCTTCATGGCTTCAATTTCTTTGTGGTTGGTCAAGGATTTGGCAACTTTGATCCTAAGAATGACCCTGCAAAATTTAATCTTGTTGATCCCATGGAGAGGAACACTGTTGGGGTTCCATCTGGTGGTTGGGTCGCCATTCGCTTTCTTGCGGATAACCCAG GTGTATGGTTTATGCACTGCCACTTGGAAGTCCACACCAGCTGGGGTCTGAAGATGGCATGGGTAGTCATGGATGGGAAGCTACCCAAACAAAAGTTGCCGCCTCCACCGTCTGATCTCCCCAAGTGTTGA
- the LOC122666874 gene encoding calmodulin-7, producing MADQLTDDQISEFKEAFSLFDKDGDGCITTKELGTVMRSLGQNPTEAELQDMINEVDADGNGTIDFPEFLNLMARKMKDTDSEEELKEAFRVFDKDQNGFISAAELRHVMTNLGEKLTDEEVDEMIREADVDGDGQINYEEFVKVMMAK from the exons aTGGCAGATCAGCTCACGGACGACCAGATCTCTGAGTTCAAGGAGGCTTTCAGCTTGTTCGACAAGGATGGAGACG GTTGCATCACAACAAAGGAGCTGGGAACTGTGATGAGATCACTGGGGCAGAACCCAACAGAAGCTGAGCTACAGGACATGATAAATGAGGTGGATGCAGATGGGAATGGAACCATCGATTTCCCAGAGTTTCTCAACCTTATGGCACGGAAGATGAAGGACACCGATTCTGAGGAGGAGCTCAAAGAGGCTTTCAGGGTGTTTGACAAGGACCAGAATGGCTTCATCTCTGCTGCCGAGCTGCGCCATGTTATGACCAATCTTGGTGAGAAGCTCACAGATGAGGAGGTTGATGAGATGATCCGTGAGGCTGATGTCGATGGGGATGGACAGATCAACTACGAGGAGTTTGTCAAGGTCATGATGGCCAAGTGA